The Bacteroidales bacterium nucleotide sequence GAAAATCGTTTTCCACACTCGAAGCTACCGACAAGGTGAGATATTCGATCCCTTTTTCAATTTGTCCGTCCTTTAGAAAAATTTCCGCCAGAGCGTAATAAACCTGATCGTAATATTCCTTGTTTTTGCTGTCGCGCAGCATCTTGTTTAATTTCTTAACAATGGCGCTGCGGTTGCTCGATTTAATGTTGTAAGTTTTGGCAAGGTTTATCTTGGCATTGAACGACATTTCATAGGTTGGATTTTTGCGTATCACCAGGTTATAAAGTCTGGCAGCATCATCCATCTCACCCAGCTCCTGATAAATCTGTGCCAAAATAAACCTAAGCCGGTTGAGGTCCTTTTTTTTGCGGTTAAGCTCAATAGCACGTTGCAGGTATTTGATGGACTTGCCATATTGCTGTTGCAAAATGTAATGGTTGGCGTAGACTTTCACAAATTCCTTCTCAAGACTGGCCGGCGCTTCGTCCTTTTTCAGGCTGCTGTTGAGGTTGTCGAGAATGGTAACGGATTTCTCAAATTCTTTGTTCTGGTTGTAAGTGCGTGCCAGCCAGAGTTCGGCCTGGTAGCGGCTATCTTCCTGGCTAAAACGGTTGGTGACAAATTCAAAAGTACGCTTTGCATTGGGGAACTCCTTTTTATAAAGGTAGGCTTTGCCAATAAGCAGATAGCTGTCGTCGATCCAGCGAACGTACTCTTTGCGCTTGAAATACATCGAGTGGCGCTGAATAACCTTGGAGGACTTTTCGATAGCCCGGTCCATATTGGGAATCACCGACTGTGCATCCTGCTGCGTACCATATTTATAAACCGGCAACACGCTCGTGTAGTTGTCTTTCACGTTTTTGTCGAGCGAACGCACACCTTCCTTAAAACTTTCGTTCCCATTCCAATAGGCGTTATAGTGCGCCGTCAGATTGTGATACGTCCGCCGGGTAAAGGTATTTTTCTTGGTAGAACAACCACTAAGGCCTACAGAGAGAACCATCCAGCCGATAAGGATGATTGCAAGGTTTCCCCTTACAGAGAATGGTTGAGAAGGAAATATGATGAGCCGCTTTTTCAAATTCCTGTTGCTGATAATTCTTAAAAACAATATGACGTCACTGAATTGGTTAATAAACTACCATTCGCCAAAAATATTATTAAACTAAACAAAAGCGCGATATTTGCCGCCCGATCGTTATCAGGAAAAACGTTGTAAAATTGAAACAAAACCGTAATAATAGTAGGACAATCAGCCGGTTAAGGCATAAGTACAAGCTGGTGCTGATGGATGCCGGCTCTTACGAAGAGAAATTCTCGTTTCGCCTGACGCGCCTCGGCGTGTTTTCAGTAGCCGGTGCTTTGGTCATCCTGTTGGTTTTTCTCACCCTTTATCTGGTAGCCTTCACCTCTCTGCGCGAATACATTCCCGGCTATGCTGATGTTAACATGCCCAAAAAAGTCTATGAGCTGCAGCAGAGAGCTGATTCGCTCGAAACCATTTTCCGGCAACAGACTCTTTACATTACCAATCTGAAGCAGGTCCTGCTCGGAAAAGAAGTTTCCGGCACCATGCCTCCCGGTAAGAATGATTACGTAAGTTACGATACCATCACCATGACCATTTCGGCCGAGGACTCGCTGCTACGTGCCGAGTTTGAGCAGCAAAGCAAATACAACTTGAACCAGAATCAAACGCGCAGCTACAGGTATGCCCCTGCCGATCTGGGAAACATGAATTTCTTTCCACCCATCAAAGGCATTGTCACGCGGTCGTTTAATAGCAAACTCGATCATTACGGGGTGGACATTGTAGCCAAAAGCAACTCAGCCATCAAAGCTGTGCTCGACGGCACGGTGATTTTTTCTGACTGGACGCTCCAAACTGGTTACATTATCGGCCTTCAGCACAAAAATAATTTGATCTCCGTGTACAAACATAATTCAAGCCTGCTCAAGCAGGAGGGCGCCTACGTGAAAGCCGGCGAAACCATTTCAATTGTGGGCGCATCCGGAGAACTAAGTACTGGCCCGCATCTGCATTTTGAACTATGGCACAACGGCAGTCCGGTTAACCCTGAAGAATTCATCGCTTTTTAGTCTTTACATAATTTCTACTTTTGCAGCCGCAAAAAATCCGCGGACATTTTGAATAAGCAACTGGCAATTCTTGGATCAACAGGCTCCATCGGGCAACAAGCTCTGGAGGTGGTACGACGCAATCCGCAGCGTTTTGGAATTACTGTGCTCACTGCCCACAGCAATTACCAATTGCTCATACAACAAGCTTTGGAATTTAAGCCAAAGGTTGTTGTAATAGGCTGTAGCGCGAGTGCCACCGTGGTTCGGGAAGCTTTGAAAAGTACCGGAATAGAAGTGTTGGCTGGTAACAAACATTTGGAAACGGTGGTTACAATGCCCGAAATCGATCAGGTGTTGGTGGCGTTGGTAGGAGTTGCTGCGCTTACGCCTTTGGTGGCGGCTATCAAAGCTCACAAGTCGATAGCTTTGGCCAACAAAGAAGCGTTGGTAGTGGCCGGCGATATCGTGATGCGGCTTGGGCGCGAACACCAGGTTCCTATTCTGCCGGTCGACTCGGAGCATTCGGCCATATTTCAGTGCTTGCAGGGAGAGCAGAGCAGCAGTATCGAAAAGATTTACCTCACCGCATCAGGAGGGCCTTTTTTTGGAAAATCTGTCCAAAGTCTCCGTCAGGTAACACCTGAGCAGGCACTGTGTCATCCCAACTGGAATATGGGTAGTAAGATTACCATCGACTCGGCTACCATGATGAACAAAGGGCTGGAAGTGATCGAAGCAAAATGGCTTTTCGATCTCGAACCGCATCAAATCGAAGTGGTGGTGCATCCGCAATCGGTGGTGCATTCCATTGTTCAGTTTACTGATGGAAGCATGAAAGCACAAATGGGCCTGCCCGATATGAAGCTTCCCATACAATATGCCCTCGCTTACCCTGAACGTATTGCTGCCGATTTTGGACGCTTTAGCTTTATGGATGTTTCCAAACTTACTTTTGCCAGCCCCGATGAGGAAACCTTTCGATCCCTGCGGTTGGCCCGGCAGGCATTGTTGAGTGGCGGTAATCTTCCCTGCATTCTCAATGCTGCAAATGAAACAGCTGTAGAGGCTTTTTTGAAGCATCAGATCGGCTTCGTGCAAATACCCGAAATTATTGAACAAACAATGGATAAGGGAGTTTTTATTGCCAATCCTTCGCTCGATGAGCTGATCGAAACAAACAGGCTGGCTAAAAACTGCGCCAAAGAAATTATCAAATCAAAAGAAATACTATTCGTTTAAATGGAAATATTAATTCAGGTTCTTCACCTGCTGCTCAGCCTATCGGTTTTGGTCATTGTTCATGAGTTTGGACACTTTATCGCAGCAAAGATTTTTAATACCCGCGTCGAGAAATTCTATCTCTTTTTCAATCCCTGGTTTTCGATTTTTAAATTTAAAATTAAAGATACCGAATATGGCTTGGGATGGCTGCCCTTGGGCGGATACGTGAAAATTTCAGGAATGATAGACGAATCGATGGACAAAGAGCAGCTCAGTAAGCCGCCTCAACCGTGGGAATTTCGTAGCAAACCAGCCTGGCAGCGCCTCATCATCATGCTTGGCGGAGTGTTTATGAATGCTTTGCTGGCATTCGTGATTTATTCCGTAATCCTTTTTAGCTATGGCGAAAAATATTTGCCTACCAAAAATCTTACCGACGGGTTTTGGGTAACCGATTCTGTTTTAATGGATGCAGGCCTTAGAACCGGCGACAAGGTAATTTCCATCAACGGGCAGGCTCCTCCGTTACGCTACAACGAAATTCTTCTCGAGATGCTTTACAGCGATTCGATGGCTGTGGAGCGTAACGGTCAGCGCGTGTACCTTACTATTCCGACCGACCTGGCCGGTCAGCTCAGCGAAAAGCGCGGAGCCACCCTTTTGCCACGCTATCCTTTTGTAGTGGCCAATGTTCCCGAAAACTCGCACAATGCTGGTGCAGGCCTGCAGCACAAAGACCGCATTGTGGCCATCGACGGGCAGCCGGTGAAATATTACGATCAGTTTCCGGAGCTTGCTATACAACATGCCGGTGATACCGTAACTGCCGAAGTTGTACGTGACGGCCTGCATCTGCAATTGCCGCTGGCCATCGACGAAAACGGAAAAATCGGCGTAGAGTGGGGCCTGTTGCCTGCCGATCAACTCGAAGAGATGGGCATCTACAGCTTTGCCCAGAAAAGCTTTTCGTTAATAGAATCCATTCCTGCCGGTTTAAAAATGGCCAACAATCGTACGGTTGACTATGTGCGGCAGTTCAAATTGCTGCTCAACCCCGAAACGGGCGCTTACAAAGGCCTCGGAGGTTTTGTTACTATCGGAAGCATCTTCCCGACATCCTGGAACTGGCGCATCTTTTGGGAGCTTACCGCTTTTCTCTCCATCATGCTCGCAGTGTTGAACATATTGCCAATTCCCGCCCTCGATGGGGGACACGTAATGTTCCTGTTGTATGAATTAATTGCCCGGCGCAAACCCAGCGATAAATTCCTGGAATATGCACAAGTGGTTGGCATGGTTATCCTCTTTGGATTGTTAATTTTCGCCAACGGCAACGATATTATCCGCCTGTTTCAATAGGTTACGGAAAATATATTCATTTAGTTAATGACATTTGGTTTACCTTTGTGTCTGTTAAAAAATTGCACAATTTATTCCCTATGTCAGAAACGAAGCAAGATATTGTAGCCTCCATCCAGCAGCAAATTCTTAATGCAGTTCCTGCGCTTATTTTTGTTAAGGATACCGAAAATCGCTTCATCTCGGTCAACAAAGCCTATGAGGATGTTACCGGGCTAAAGCTTGGGGAGATAATAGGTAAAAATGTTTTTGACATCATTCCCAATCAGGCTTTGGCCGAGGAGTATTTCAAAGATGATTTGGAGGTGCTCGAAACTGGGGTGCCCAAGCGC carries:
- a CDS encoding M23 family metallopeptidase codes for the protein MKQNRNNSRTISRLRHKYKLVLMDAGSYEEKFSFRLTRLGVFSVAGALVILLVFLTLYLVAFTSLREYIPGYADVNMPKKVYELQQRADSLETIFRQQTLYITNLKQVLLGKEVSGTMPPGKNDYVSYDTITMTISAEDSLLRAEFEQQSKYNLNQNQTRSYRYAPADLGNMNFFPPIKGIVTRSFNSKLDHYGVDIVAKSNSAIKAVLDGTVIFSDWTLQTGYIIGLQHKNNLISVYKHNSSLLKQEGAYVKAGETISIVGASGELSTGPHLHFELWHNGSPVNPEEFIAF
- a CDS encoding 1-deoxy-D-xylulose-5-phosphate reductoisomerase; this encodes MNKQLAILGSTGSIGQQALEVVRRNPQRFGITVLTAHSNYQLLIQQALEFKPKVVVIGCSASATVVREALKSTGIEVLAGNKHLETVVTMPEIDQVLVALVGVAALTPLVAAIKAHKSIALANKEALVVAGDIVMRLGREHQVPILPVDSEHSAIFQCLQGEQSSSIEKIYLTASGGPFFGKSVQSLRQVTPEQALCHPNWNMGSKITIDSATMMNKGLEVIEAKWLFDLEPHQIEVVVHPQSVVHSIVQFTDGSMKAQMGLPDMKLPIQYALAYPERIAADFGRFSFMDVSKLTFASPDEETFRSLRLARQALLSGGNLPCILNAANETAVEAFLKHQIGFVQIPEIIEQTMDKGVFIANPSLDELIETNRLAKNCAKEIIKSKEILFV
- the rseP gene encoding RIP metalloprotease RseP is translated as MEILIQVLHLLLSLSVLVIVHEFGHFIAAKIFNTRVEKFYLFFNPWFSIFKFKIKDTEYGLGWLPLGGYVKISGMIDESMDKEQLSKPPQPWEFRSKPAWQRLIIMLGGVFMNALLAFVIYSVILFSYGEKYLPTKNLTDGFWVTDSVLMDAGLRTGDKVISINGQAPPLRYNEILLEMLYSDSMAVERNGQRVYLTIPTDLAGQLSEKRGATLLPRYPFVVANVPENSHNAGAGLQHKDRIVAIDGQPVKYYDQFPELAIQHAGDTVTAEVVRDGLHLQLPLAIDENGKIGVEWGLLPADQLEEMGIYSFAQKSFSLIESIPAGLKMANNRTVDYVRQFKLLLNPETGAYKGLGGFVTIGSIFPTSWNWRIFWELTAFLSIMLAVLNILPIPALDGGHVMFLLYELIARRKPSDKFLEYAQVVGMVILFGLLIFANGNDIIRLFQ